In the Corythoichthys intestinalis isolate RoL2023-P3 chromosome 12, ASM3026506v1, whole genome shotgun sequence genome, one interval contains:
- the chpfa gene encoding chondroitin sulfate synthase 2, translating into MRFSALLSALRSMGPVVIGISLGFTLSLLSVNWTEEACYPDEDAPLGQDEQLKGARKPNSISVVSEGESEADFEPRIVPYKQVAPSTAKKVFRAKYISTELGIRERLFVGVLTSKNTINTLGVAVNRTISHHLDTVVFFTGTRNRKVPHGMFVVSHGDERLIWNMFQTMKYIFDHYINEYDWFYFVQDDVYTEADRIKNMVDHLSMNRELYMGCPEEFIGGEMEGSYCYGGFGYLLSRTLLLRLQPFLENCRNDILSARPDEWLGRCIIDYTGTNCVNKFEGLHYNYYKLGKNSDPGKEQNEQFRRALTVHPVSDPEQMYRLHRHFTEIELQKTYDEIAKLQEEIKNVSVDAFEGDRIAQWPIGINPPFEPKSRFEVLKWDYFTEEEIYSCIDGAPKCELPGIDRLDVADIIDIAMEELNKKYKPILHLKKQKLINGYRRFDPTRGMEYTLDLQLEAVSQKGHSLSITKRVHLVRPLSQVEIIPMPYVTEGTRVHAIIPITALERDYVEDFLKVFASNAFETNENIILTFLFIYDPVEAQQVNQNDIFASVKSQINLYEHKYPTVKIPWISVKTETPSQIKFMDIISKKHPVDTLFLLASVNTEVNSEFLNRCRMNSINNWQVFFPIHFQDYNPDVAYHSQPRPATIDLLKDSGHFDRWSFDEACFYNADYMATRTKMVSDVQENEELLEILDIYEMFIKYSGLHVFRAVEPALHQSYRYQVCNPRLSEDIYHRCVESNLEGIGSRSQLAMLLFEQEQGNST; encoded by the exons ATGAGATTTTCAGCCCTTCTCTCGGCTCTGCGGTCAATGGGCCCGGTGGTAATCGGCATTTCTTTAGGATTCACCTTGAGTTTACTCAGTGTAAACTGGACAGAAGAAGCGTGTTACCCGGACGAGGATGCTCCTCTGGGTCAGGATGAACAACTCAAAGGAGCTCGTAAACCCAATTCCATTTCAGTCGTCAGCGAAGGGGAGTCAGAAGCGGATTTCGAACCAAGAATAGTGCCCTATAAACAAGTCGCGCCGAGTACCGCTAAGAAAGTTTTCAG ggcaaaatatataagtacagaACTGGGGATTCGGGAACGTCTGTTTGTTGGAGTCCTCACATCAAAAAACACCATTAACACCTTAGGCGTAGCTGTCAATCGCACCATTAGCCATCATCTGGACACTGTGGTCTTCTTCACTGGCACACGCAACCGGAAAGTCCCACacggcatgtttgtagtgtcacATGGAGACGAAAGACTGATCTGGAACATGTTTCAGACtatgaagtacatttttgaccattacaTCAACGAGTATGACTGGTTCTACTTCGTCCAAGATGACGTCTACACAGAAGCCGACAGAATCAAAAATATGGTTGATCACCTGAGTATGAATCGAGAACTTTACATGGGCTGTCCAGAGGAGTTCATAGGTGGGGAGATGGAAGGGAGCTATTGTTACGGAGGGTTTGGGTACCTCCTATCTCGAACTTTGCTGCTTCGACTTCAACCCTTCCTGGAAAATTGTAGGAATGACATCCTAAGCGCCAGGCCTGACGAGTGGCTCGGGAGGTGCATAATCGACTATACGGGGACAAATTGCGTCAACAAATTTGAG GGACTCCACTACAATTATTATAAGCTGGGGAAAAACTCAGATCCAGGCAAAGAGCAAAATGAGCAGTTTAGAAGAGCTCTGACAGTCCATCCAGTGTCTGACCCAGAACAGATGTACCGGCTGCACAGACACTTCACCGAGATTGAACTGCAGAAGACTTACGATGAGATTGCTAAGCTCCAG GAAGAAATCAAAAACGTCAGCGTGGATGCATTTGAAGGCGACCGAATCGCTCAATGGCCGATTGGAATCAACCCACCCTTTGAACCAAAATCTCGCTTTGAGGTTTTAAAATGGGACTACTTTACAGAAGAGGAGATTTATTCATGCATCGACGGAGCTCCCAAGTGTGAGCTACCTGGCATTGATCGACTGGATGTGGCTGATATCATTGACATAGCGATGGAAGAGCTCAACAAGAAGTACAAACCTATCTTGCACCTGAAGAAGCAGAAACTGATTAACGGCTACAGGCGCTTcgaccctaccaggggcatgGAGTACACCTTGGATTTACAGCTAGAAGCGGTCAGCCAAAAGGGTCATAGTCTTTCTATCACCAAGCGTGTTCATCTGGTTCGACCTTTGAGCCAGGTAGAGATAATTCCCATGCCCTATGTCACAGAAGGTACGAGGGTTCACGCCATTATACCGATTACTGCATTGGAGAGAGACTATGTTGAAGATTTCTTAAAAGTCTTTGCCTCCAATGCCTTTGAGACGAATGAAAACATTATTCTGACCTTCCTCTTCATTTATGACCCAGTGGAAGCACAGCAAGTGAACCAGAATGATATATTTGCCAGCGTTAAGTCTCAGATAAACCTCTATGAGCACAAATACCCTACAGTGAAAATCCCTTGGATAAGCGTCAAGACAGAAACACCATCTCAAATCAAATTCATGGACATCATCTCCAAAAAACACCCAGTTGACACGCTGTTCCTCTTAGCTAGTGTCAACACTGAGGTTAATTCAGAGTTTCTAAACCGCTGCCGCATGAATTCTATTAACAACTGGCAAGTGTTCTTCCCCATCCATTTCCAGGATTACAATCCTGATGTGGCCTATCACAGTCAGCCACGTCCGGCTACAATCGATCTACTCAAGGATTCAGGGCATTTTGATCGCTGGTCATTTGACGAAGCTTGCTTTTACAATGCGGATTACATGGCAACACGCACAAAAATGGTTTCGGATGTCCAAGAGAACGAGGAACTCCTAGAGATCcttgacatttatgaaatgttcATAAAGTACTCTGGACTGCATGTATTCAGGGCTGTCGAGCCAGCATTACACCAGAGCTACCGCTACCAAGTCTGCAACCCACGGCTCAGTGAGGACATTTACCACAGGTGTGTTGAGAGCAACCTGGAAGGGATCGGTTCTCGTTCCCAGCTCGCAATGTTGCTGTTTGAACAAGAACAAGGAAATAGCACTTGA